A single Leptolyngbya sp. FACHB-261 DNA region contains:
- a CDS encoding SRPBCC family protein, which produces MASTALSQPTAPVLATAVAHLSSQEWRSLRSGEVLVRTAPHDGGGGRVCAQMWLPLERSQIWTQVTDYPRWVEFFPDIIRSEVRNHGLLTKQVYQVARKAFLFLSAQVEILLRVKETPAQRIDFSLERGDFSDFSASLTLADCEEGTLLSYTVAATPTIPVPSILIQQGMTAELPLNMRTMRQALCRH; this is translated from the coding sequence ATGGCTTCAACAGCCCTCTCTCAGCCAACAGCGCCGGTTCTAGCTACTGCGGTAGCTCACCTCAGCTCCCAGGAGTGGCGCTCACTGCGCTCTGGTGAGGTGTTAGTGAGGACTGCTCCGCATGATGGTGGTGGCGGCCGGGTTTGTGCCCAGATGTGGCTACCGCTTGAACGGTCCCAGATTTGGACCCAAGTTACTGACTATCCCCGTTGGGTTGAATTCTTCCCAGATATTATTCGTAGCGAGGTTCGAAACCACGGCCTGCTAACCAAGCAGGTTTATCAGGTAGCCCGTAAAGCTTTCTTATTTCTGAGTGCTCAGGTTGAGATTCTGCTGCGGGTCAAAGAAACTCCAGCACAACGCATTGATTTCAGTTTGGAGCGAGGCGACTTTTCCGATTTCTCAGCCAGCCTGACCTTAGCTGATTGTGAAGAAGGAACACTGCTCAGCTACACCGTTGCTGCGACACCCACGATTCCTGTGCCTTCTATTCTCATTCAGCAGGGCATGACTGCCGAGCTGCCACTCAACATGCGCACTATGCGTCAAGCTCTCTGTCGTCACTAG